A portion of the Zootoca vivipara chromosome 6, rZooViv1.1, whole genome shotgun sequence genome contains these proteins:
- the CD79A gene encoding B-cell antigen receptor complex-associated protein alpha chain, with product MKGGPNQLYFVVLLGLYTGYACGNQTTVGKSISPSDTLNASSSGTTDSTLSPTTEKERPKSVPLPTPLGYVSMTVEPGRPSYITTEGSSATLECRFKAPSGAKVIWKKSSSSNCSENFAVNETDGLKITEDISQGLSTLRFHSVQREDTAMYYCCVSAPSVGRRQSCGTFLWVRRPRPASFLNMTEGVKNKIITAEGFLLLICAIGPGLFLLFRKRWENERLLQAKKKAYEEENIYEGLNLDDCSMYEDISRGLQATYQDIGNVKVIDLQLEKPEKP from the exons ATGAAAGGTGGTCCAAATCAGCTGTATTTCGTGGTTCTGCTGGGTCTCTATACAG GTTACGCTTGTGGGAACCAGACCACAGTTGGCAAGTCCATTTCACCATCAGACACATTAAATGCCAGCAGCTCCGGAACAACAGATTCCACTCTGTCTCCTACAACTGAGAAAGAACGCCCTAAAAGTGTCCCCCTGCCTACACCATTGGGCTATGTGTCCATGACGGTGGAGCCTGGACGCCCCTCTTACATAACCACCGAAGGGTCTTCTGCCACTCTAGAGTGCAGGTTCAAGGCCCCCAGTGGGGCCAAAGTCATTTGGAAAAAGAGTAGCTCCTCCAACTGCAGTGAAAACTTTGCTGTCAATGAGACTGACGGCCTGAAGATCACGGAAGACATTTCTCAAGGGTTGTCAACGCTCCGCTTCCATTCAGTCCAAAGGGAAGACACAGCCATGTACTATTGCTGTGTTTCTGCTCCATCGGTCGGCCGCCGCCAGTCTTGTGGCACATTCCTCTGGGTCCGGA GGCCTCGACCAGCCTCTTTCCTGAATATGACGGAAGGCGTCAAAAATAAGATCATCACAGCTGAGGGTTTCCTGCTACTCATCTGTGCCATTGGTCCTggtctttttttgctcttcagg AAGAGATGGGAAAATGAGCGCCTTTTACAAGCCAAGAAGAAGGCTTATGAAGAGGAGAACATATATGAG GGACTGAATCTGGATGACTGTTCCATGTACGAGGACATTTCACGGGGGCTGCAGGCCACCTACCAGGACATAGGGAACGTGAAAGTGATTGATCTGCAGCTGGAGAAGCCAGAGAAACCGTGA